From Phenylobacterium montanum, the proteins below share one genomic window:
- a CDS encoding MlaE family ABC transporter permease translates to MNPVRTIGRITLDIVRFTGEVALFGLRGIAPLFSPPWFPRQLARQMMAIGYLSLPVVGLTAVFTGAALALNIYTGGGRFNAEQIMPQIVALGITRELGPVLAALMLAGRVSAAIAAELGAMRATEQIDAMRTLSTDPFRYLVAPRILAAVICLPLLTVVADLIGIAGGWLVATRTLAFNPVVYLRNTGDFLQSWDVESGLIKAAVFGFMVALMGCYHGYNSKGGARGVGRATTLAVVSAAVLIFMSDYLLTTWFSRT, encoded by the coding sequence GTGAACCCCGTCCGGACGATAGGCCGCATCACCCTGGACATCGTGCGCTTCACCGGCGAGGTGGCCCTGTTCGGCCTGCGCGGGATCGCGCCCCTGTTCTCGCCGCCCTGGTTCCCTCGCCAGCTGGCCCGGCAGATGATGGCGATCGGCTACCTGTCCCTGCCGGTGGTGGGCCTGACCGCGGTCTTCACCGGCGCGGCCCTGGCGCTGAACATCTATACCGGCGGCGGCCGCTTCAACGCCGAGCAGATCATGCCGCAGATCGTGGCCCTGGGGATCACGCGCGAGCTCGGGCCCGTTCTGGCGGCCCTGATGCTGGCCGGCCGCGTCTCCGCCGCCATCGCCGCCGAGCTGGGCGCCATGCGGGCGACCGAGCAGATCGACGCCATGCGCACCCTCTCCACCGACCCATTCCGCTACCTGGTGGCGCCGCGGATCCTAGCGGCGGTGATCTGCCTGCCGCTGCTGACCGTGGTCGCCGACCTGATCGGCATAGCCGGCGGCTGGCTGGTGGCGACCCGCACCCTGGCCTTCAACCCGGTAGTCTATCTGCGCAACACCGGCGACTTCCTGCAGTCCTGGGACGTGGAGTCCGGCCTGATCAAGGCGGCGGTGTTCGGCTTCATGGTCGCCCTGATGGGCTGCTATCACGGTTACAACTCCAAGGGCGGCGCCCGCGGAGTCGGCCGCGCCACCACGCTCGCCGTCGTCTCGGCGGCGGTGCTGATCTTCATGAGCGACTATCTGCTCACCACCTGGTTCTCCCGCACATGA
- a CDS encoding ABC transporter ATP-binding protein, with protein sequence MTAAPKLEWRGVRIHLSDHWVLDGLDLSIGAGRSLVIIGGSGQGKSVTIKIAMGLMTPDKGQVLIDGVDVTHASGRERSGLFSRFGMLFQGGALFDSLTVWENVAFRLINADKVPRRAAKAQAVEALAKVRLAASVADLYPSDLSGGMQKRVGLARAIVGSPEIIFFDEPTTGLDPITADAVNELIVEQVKGLGCTAVSITHDLASARKIGDEAAMLHDGKIVWRGPMAEFDRSGDPYVEQFIAGRADGPIKAAI encoded by the coding sequence ATGACCGCGGCTCCCAAGCTCGAGTGGCGCGGCGTGCGCATCCATCTCAGCGACCATTGGGTGCTGGACGGGCTGGACCTGTCCATCGGCGCCGGGCGCTCGCTGGTGATCATCGGCGGCTCGGGCCAGGGCAAGTCGGTGACCATCAAGATCGCCATGGGCCTGATGACGCCCGACAAGGGCCAGGTGCTGATCGACGGCGTCGACGTCACTCACGCCTCGGGGCGGGAGCGTAGCGGCCTGTTCAGCCGCTTCGGCATGCTGTTTCAGGGCGGCGCGCTGTTCGACAGCCTGACGGTCTGGGAGAACGTGGCCTTTCGCCTGATCAACGCCGACAAGGTCCCGCGCCGGGCGGCCAAGGCCCAGGCGGTGGAGGCCCTGGCCAAGGTGCGGCTGGCGGCCAGCGTCGCCGACCTCTATCCCAGCGACCTTTCAGGCGGCATGCAGAAGCGCGTGGGCCTGGCCCGCGCTATCGTCGGCTCGCCCGAGATCATTTTCTTCGACGAGCCCACCACGGGCCTGGACCCCATCACCGCCGACGCGGTCAACGAGCTGATTGTCGAGCAGGTCAAGGGCCTGGGCTGCACCGCGGTCTCGATCACCCACGACCTGGCCTCGGCCCGCAAGATCGGCGACGAGGCGGCCATGCTGCACGACGGCAAGATCGTCTGGCGCGGCCCGATGGCCGAGTTCGACCGCTCGGGCGACCCGTACGTCGAGCAGTTCATCGCCGGCCGGGCGGATGGGCCGATCAAGGCGGCGATCTGA
- a CDS encoding class I SAM-dependent methyltransferase, producing MRICKIGAAAAACFAVLAVSAPASVLAQQPAAKPAAEDTQADALTNPAFKRAEVLAFIGVQPGWRVADIIAGRFTRAFSQAVGPNGKVYAVEPAEMVARHPDIMTIMNGIAAQPSYGNVAVSTSPINALVIPPGVDAVFIRQDYHDLHDKFMGPADIAAFNRSVFAALKPGGVLVVLDHAAAAGSGLRDTETLHRIDPAAVKTEVTAAGFVLDGESDVLANPADDHTKKVFDPSIRGHTDQFLLRFKKPG from the coding sequence ATGAGGATTTGCAAGATCGGGGCGGCTGCGGCCGCCTGTTTCGCCGTGCTGGCCGTGAGCGCGCCCGCAAGCGTGCTGGCGCAGCAACCCGCCGCCAAGCCCGCCGCCGAGGACACTCAGGCCGACGCCCTGACCAATCCGGCCTTCAAGCGCGCCGAGGTCCTGGCCTTCATCGGCGTCCAGCCCGGCTGGCGGGTCGCTGATATCATCGCTGGGCGGTTCACCCGCGCCTTCAGCCAGGCGGTGGGGCCGAACGGCAAGGTCTATGCGGTCGAGCCGGCCGAGATGGTGGCGCGGCACCCGGACATCATGACCATCATGAACGGGATCGCCGCCCAGCCGAGCTACGGCAACGTCGCGGTCAGCACCTCGCCGATCAACGCCCTGGTCATCCCGCCAGGGGTGGACGCGGTGTTCATCCGCCAGGACTATCACGACCTGCACGACAAGTTCATGGGGCCGGCGGACATCGCCGCCTTCAACCGCAGCGTCTTTGCGGCCCTGAAGCCGGGTGGCGTGTTGGTGGTGCTGGACCACGCGGCGGCGGCGGGGTCGGGCCTGCGCGACACCGAGACCCTGCACCGGATCGACCCAGCGGCGGTCAAGACCGAGGTGACGGCGGCCGGCTTCGTGCTGGATGGGGAAAGCGACGTTCTGGCCAATCCGGCCGACGATCACACCAAGAAGGTGTTCGACCCCTCGATCCGCGGACACACGGACCAGTTCCTGCTGCGATTCAAGAAGCCGGGGTAA
- the ndk gene encoding nucleoside-diphosphate kinase, producing the protein MTERTFSIIKPDATRRNLTGKVNAVIEDAGLRIVAQKRIHMSRAQAERFYEVHKERPFFGELVDFMVSAPVVVQVLEGPNAVARYREVMGATNPAQAAEGTIRKLYAESVGENSVHGSDSQENAKLEIGQFFSEAEIVG; encoded by the coding sequence ATGACCGAACGCACCTTCTCGATCATCAAGCCGGACGCGACCCGCCGCAACCTGACTGGCAAGGTCAACGCCGTCATCGAAGACGCCGGCCTGCGCATCGTCGCGCAAAAGCGCATCCACATGAGCCGCGCCCAGGCTGAGCGCTTCTACGAGGTGCACAAGGAACGCCCGTTCTTCGGCGAACTGGTCGACTTCATGGTCTCGGCCCCGGTGGTGGTGCAGGTGCTGGAAGGCCCGAACGCCGTCGCGCGCTACCGCGAAGTCATGGGCGCCACCAACCCGGCCCAGGCCGCCGAGGGCACCATCCGCAAGCTCTACGCCGAATCGGTCGGCGAGAACTCGGTCCACGGCTCGGACAGCCAGGAGAACGCCAAGCTCGAAATCGGCCAGTTCTTCTCGGAAGCCGAAATCGTCGGGTGA
- a CDS encoding ABC-F family ATP-binding cassette domain-containing protein, with the protein MLQINDLVFDAWGRRFFDGASVTLPQNAKVGLVGRNGVGKSTLFKLILGQLVLGSGEIRMPRNAKVASVDQEHPATPVSLLDTVLAADVERAALTAELDVAPPERLGEIYARLIEIDADRAPSRAAEILSGLGFTTADLARPMAEFSGGWRMRVALAAALFAEPDLLLLDEPTNYLDLEGALWLEARLKKYPYNALIISHDRELLNNSVGYILHVREGKLDLYTGGYDSFEEQRAEKARLADAMRAKIEAKRAHMQAFVDRFRAKASKATQAQSRLKMLAKLPPASEVQLERTAPFTLPSPTRPLAPPLIRLEGVSVGYGGPPILRNLNLRLDIDDRIGLLGVNGAGKSTFAKMIADALPISHGHMHRDRRIKVGWFHQHQIEALDPTDTPLEIIRRAMPEASESQRRSKLAQFGLGFDKAETTVSNLSGGERARLLLNLVAMEAPHLLILDEPTNHLDIDSRRALLDALNDYEGAVILITHDRSLMELVADRLWLAADGSIQPFDGDMEDYAKFVLDRARVAARAPTQVQAEAPPAPPKPAAKPAVTAAGPLKRRLEAAEVVLARETKTLAEIDAALADPDLYVRNPAKAAELGQRREKVQAALDKAEQAWIEAAEAYETAKALA; encoded by the coding sequence ATGTTGCAGATCAACGACCTCGTGTTCGACGCCTGGGGCCGCCGTTTCTTTGACGGCGCGAGCGTCACCCTGCCCCAGAACGCCAAGGTGGGGCTGGTGGGCCGCAACGGGGTGGGCAAGTCGACCCTGTTCAAGCTGATCCTGGGCCAGCTGGTCCTGGGCTCCGGCGAGATCAGGATGCCGCGGAACGCGAAGGTGGCCTCGGTTGATCAGGAGCATCCGGCGACGCCTGTCAGCCTCTTGGACACAGTGCTGGCCGCCGACGTCGAGCGCGCCGCCCTGACCGCCGAGCTGGACGTGGCCCCGCCCGAGCGCCTGGGCGAGATCTACGCCCGGCTGATCGAGATCGACGCCGACCGGGCGCCGTCGCGCGCGGCTGAGATCCTGTCGGGCCTGGGCTTCACCACCGCCGACCTCGCCCGCCCCATGGCCGAGTTCTCCGGCGGCTGGCGCATGCGCGTGGCCCTGGCTGCGGCCCTGTTCGCCGAGCCGGATCTGCTCCTGCTCGACGAGCCGACCAATTATCTCGACCTGGAAGGCGCCCTGTGGCTCGAGGCGCGGCTGAAGAAGTACCCCTACAACGCCCTGATCATCAGCCACGACCGCGAACTGCTGAACAACTCGGTCGGCTACATCCTGCATGTGCGGGAGGGCAAGCTGGACCTCTACACCGGCGGCTATGACAGCTTCGAAGAGCAGCGGGCCGAAAAGGCGCGGCTGGCCGACGCCATGCGGGCCAAGATCGAGGCCAAGCGGGCGCACATGCAGGCCTTTGTCGACCGCTTCCGCGCCAAGGCGTCCAAGGCCACCCAGGCCCAGTCGCGCCTGAAGATGCTGGCCAAGCTGCCGCCGGCGTCGGAGGTGCAATTGGAGCGCACCGCCCCCTTCACCCTGCCCTCGCCGACCCGGCCGCTGGCCCCGCCGCTGATCCGGCTGGAGGGCGTCAGCGTGGGCTATGGCGGCCCGCCGATCCTCAGGAACCTGAACCTGCGGCTCGACATCGACGACCGCATCGGCCTTCTGGGCGTCAACGGGGCCGGCAAGTCGACCTTCGCCAAGATGATCGCCGACGCCCTGCCGATCTCGCACGGCCACATGCACCGCGACCGGCGGATCAAGGTCGGCTGGTTCCACCAGCATCAGATCGAGGCCCTCGATCCCACCGACACGCCGCTGGAGATCATCCGCCGGGCCATGCCGGAGGCGTCGGAGAGCCAGCGCCGCTCCAAGCTGGCCCAGTTCGGCCTGGGCTTCGACAAGGCCGAGACCACGGTCTCCAACCTGTCCGGCGGCGAGCGGGCGCGGCTGCTGCTCAATCTCGTGGCCATGGAGGCTCCTCACCTCCTGATCCTCGACGAACCGACCAACCACCTGGACATCGACAGCCGCCGGGCCCTGCTGGACGCGCTGAACGACTACGAGGGCGCGGTGATCCTGATCACGCACGACCGCTCGCTGATGGAATTGGTGGCCGACCGGCTGTGGCTGGCCGCCGACGGGAGCATCCAGCCCTTCGACGGGGACATGGAAGACTACGCCAAGTTCGTCCTCGACCGCGCCCGAGTGGCCGCGAGAGCCCCGACCCAGGTCCAGGCCGAAGCCCCGCCAGCGCCGCCCAAGCCTGCCGCCAAGCCCGCCGTCACCGCCGCCGGGCCGCTGAAGCGTCGCCTGGAGGCCGCCGAGGTGGTGTTGGCGCGCGAGACCAAGACCCTGGCCGAAATCGACGCCGCCCTGGCGGACCCGGACCTCTATGTCCGAAACCCAGCCAAGGCCGCCGAACTCGGCCAGCGCCGGGAAAAGGTCCAGGCGGCCCTGGATAAGGCTGAACAGGCCTGGATCGAGGCGGCCGAGGCGTATGAGACGGCCAAGGCGCTGGCCTGA
- a CDS encoding proteinase inhibitor i78 — protein MRRFLLIALAAASLAACRDDDKAPTADAGPKPLMPNIASTAQVKEQCDAHDLAWLVGKPHTQIPVAVDPSRRRVACSTCQMPEDYRPDRTNIIFDSQTGLVMSVTCG, from the coding sequence GTGAGGCGCTTCCTCCTGATCGCCCTGGCCGCTGCTTCGCTCGCCGCCTGCCGCGATGACGACAAGGCGCCCACCGCCGACGCCGGCCCCAAGCCGCTGATGCCGAATATCGCCAGCACCGCCCAGGTCAAAGAACAGTGCGACGCGCACGACCTCGCCTGGCTGGTCGGCAAGCCGCACACTCAGATCCCCGTGGCTGTGGACCCCTCGCGCCGCCGCGTCGCCTGCAGCACCTGCCAGATGCCGGAAGATTACCGACCGGACCGGACCAACATCATCTTCGACAGCCAGACCGGGCTGGTGATGTCGGTGACCTGCGGGTGA
- a CDS encoding DNA polymerase III subunit chi gives MSDAACEVWFYHLERSGLDQVLPELLEKTLGRGWKALVRCGQRERVEHLDGWLWSYREDSFLPHGSADEPQAERQPIVLTTDDANPNGADALFLIDGAEAGDLDGYKRCILLFDGRDEAALTEARGRWKRFKAQGLPVSYWRQGAERGWERQA, from the coding sequence ATGTCTGACGCGGCGTGTGAAGTCTGGTTCTATCACCTGGAGCGCAGTGGCCTGGACCAGGTGCTGCCCGAGCTCCTGGAGAAGACCCTCGGCCGGGGCTGGAAGGCCCTGGTCCGCTGCGGCCAGCGCGAGCGGGTCGAGCACCTGGACGGCTGGCTGTGGTCCTATCGCGAGGACAGCTTTCTGCCGCACGGTTCGGCCGACGAGCCCCAGGCCGAGCGGCAGCCGATCGTTCTGACGACGGATGACGCCAACCCCAACGGCGCCGACGCCCTGTTCCTGATCGACGGAGCGGAAGCCGGCGACCTGGACGGCTATAAGCGCTGCATCCTCCTGTTCGACGGCCGCGACGAAGCCGCCCTGACCGAGGCGCGCGGCCGCTGGAAGCGGTTCAAGGCCCAGGGGCTGCCGGTCAGCTATTGGCGCCAGGGCGCCGAGCGCGGCTGGGAGCGGCAGGCGTGA
- a CDS encoding leucyl aminopeptidase, producing the protein MQVEFVARAGAAVDGAWAVAAFDGGTLSPAAARLDGASGGSLARAMTAAAFTGAKGKSLELVAPAGLAASRVLLIGVGAASDLTAERAETFAAEAYQALKTSGAQVLTVDVAEDSADLAARAALGATLAAYRFDRYRTKEKPEKKPTIQTVRIAVSDVTAAEAAWAPLAALAQGVFFTRDLVSEPANILHPVEFAARVKALEAHGLVVEILGEAEMEKLGMGSLLGVGQGSERESQLVVVRWNGAADANAQPVAFVGKGVCFDTGGISLKPADGMEDMKWDMGGAGAVAGLMLTLAKRKAKANVVGILGLVENMPDGAAQRPGDIVTSMSGQTIEVINTDAEGRLVLADALWYCQDRFKPKFMVDLATLTGAIIIALGNDYAGLYSNNDSLAENLLAASKASGDQLWRMPLPAAYEKQIDSMAADVKNTGGRPGGSITAALFLQRFVNELPWAHLDIASTAWKKPSTVPTIPDGATGFGVRLLDKLVADFYED; encoded by the coding sequence ATGCAGGTCGAATTTGTGGCGCGCGCGGGCGCGGCGGTGGACGGAGCCTGGGCGGTGGCGGCCTTCGACGGCGGGACCCTGTCCCCAGCGGCGGCGCGGCTGGACGGCGCATCGGGCGGATCGCTGGCGCGCGCCATGACGGCCGCGGCCTTCACCGGCGCCAAGGGCAAGAGCCTGGAGCTGGTCGCGCCGGCGGGCCTCGCCGCCTCGCGAGTGCTGCTGATCGGGGTCGGCGCGGCTTCCGACCTGACGGCCGAGCGGGCAGAGACCTTCGCCGCCGAGGCCTATCAGGCGCTGAAGACCAGCGGCGCCCAGGTGCTGACCGTCGACGTGGCCGAGGATTCGGCGGATCTGGCCGCCCGCGCCGCCCTGGGCGCCACCCTGGCCGCCTATCGCTTCGACCGTTACCGCACCAAGGAGAAGCCGGAGAAGAAGCCGACCATCCAGACCGTGCGCATCGCCGTCTCGGACGTGACCGCGGCCGAAGCCGCCTGGGCCCCGCTGGCGGCCCTGGCGCAGGGCGTGTTCTTCACCCGCGACCTGGTCTCGGAGCCGGCCAATATCCTTCATCCCGTCGAGTTCGCGGCTCGCGTCAAGGCCTTAGAGGCCCACGGCCTTGTGGTCGAGATTCTGGGCGAGGCCGAGATGGAGAAGCTCGGCATGGGCTCGCTCCTCGGCGTCGGCCAGGGCAGCGAGCGCGAAAGCCAGCTGGTGGTCGTGCGCTGGAACGGCGCCGCCGATGCGAACGCCCAGCCGGTGGCCTTCGTCGGCAAGGGAGTCTGCTTCGACACCGGCGGCATCAGCCTCAAGCCCGCCGACGGCATGGAGGACATGAAGTGGGACATGGGCGGGGCGGGCGCCGTCGCCGGCCTGATGCTCACCCTGGCCAAGCGCAAGGCCAAGGCCAACGTCGTCGGCATCCTGGGCCTCGTCGAGAACATGCCCGACGGCGCCGCCCAGCGCCCTGGCGACATCGTCACCTCCATGTCCGGCCAGACCATCGAGGTGATCAACACCGACGCCGAGGGCCGGCTCGTCCTGGCCGACGCCCTCTGGTACTGCCAGGATCGCTTCAAGCCCAAGTTCATGGTCGATCTCGCCACCCTGACCGGCGCGATCATTATCGCCCTCGGCAACGACTATGCCGGGCTCTATTCCAACAACGATTCCCTGGCCGAGAACCTCCTGGCCGCGTCCAAGGCCTCTGGCGACCAGCTGTGGCGCATGCCCCTGCCGGCGGCCTATGAGAAGCAGATCGACAGCATGGCGGCCGATGTGAAGAACACCGGCGGCCGGCCGGGCGGCTCGATCACCGCGGCCCTGTTCCTGCAGCGCTTCGTCAACGAGCTTCCCTGGGCTCACCTCGACATCGCCTCGACCGCCTGGAAGAAGCCTTCCACCGTGCCGACCATTCCGGATGGCGCCACCGGCTTCGGCGTGCGCCTGCTGGACAAGCTCGTCGCCGATTTCTACGAAGACTGA
- the lptF gene encoding LPS export ABC transporter permease LptF, translating into MSLIEKYLLRQLLGPSLLAIAALGAVVVLSQTLGALDIIVNQGQSPWVLIKVIALALPQLMAMVLPIALFIAALVALNRLHTEQEIVVCFASGMSRWRVISPAMRLAAVAAFLALITNLWVAPWADRAMREELFRVRTDLAASLIHVGQFTSPAAGLTVYAQDSDQSGAFHNLFVYQVKPEGGDTTYLAERGRITKRNGQPVLVMRDGSSQSFSTAGVLNYLKFEEYIFDLSPFMANDELIHYKIPDRYLHELLFPDLTQDWERKNRKKMLAEAHARLATPIYNLTFMAMALAAVIGGTFSRMGYGRRILIVCAAAAVLRMLGIGAQAAAAGTPWLNILQYAVPIGGLWWSMAVLFRQRAGRFARRRPTSPRMELAGAEA; encoded by the coding sequence ATGAGTCTCATCGAAAAATACCTGTTGCGTCAGCTCCTGGGCCCTTCGCTGCTGGCCATAGCGGCCCTCGGCGCGGTGGTGGTGCTGAGCCAGACGCTGGGCGCCCTGGACATCATCGTCAACCAGGGCCAGAGCCCATGGGTGCTGATCAAGGTGATCGCGCTCGCCCTGCCCCAGCTGATGGCCATGGTTCTGCCGATCGCCCTGTTCATCGCCGCCCTGGTGGCGCTGAACCGGCTGCATACCGAGCAGGAGATCGTGGTCTGCTTCGCCAGCGGCATGAGCCGTTGGCGAGTCATATCGCCGGCCATGCGCCTGGCGGCGGTGGCCGCGTTCCTGGCCCTGATCACCAACCTCTGGGTCGCGCCCTGGGCCGACCGGGCCATGCGGGAAGAGCTGTTCCGCGTGCGCACCGACCTGGCCGCCAGTCTGATCCATGTGGGCCAGTTCACTTCGCCCGCCGCGGGCCTGACCGTCTACGCCCAGGACAGCGACCAGAGCGGCGCCTTCCACAACCTGTTCGTCTACCAGGTCAAGCCGGAGGGCGGCGACACCACCTATCTCGCCGAACGGGGCCGCATCACCAAGCGCAACGGCCAGCCGGTGTTGGTCATGCGCGACGGCTCCAGCCAGTCGTTCAGCACGGCAGGGGTGCTGAACTACCTTAAGTTCGAAGAATATATCTTTGATTTATCGCCTTTCATGGCGAACGACGAGCTGATCCACTACAAGATTCCGGATCGGTATCTGCACGAACTGCTGTTCCCCGACCTGACCCAGGACTGGGAGCGGAAGAATCGCAAGAAGATGCTGGCCGAGGCCCACGCCCGCCTGGCCACGCCGATCTACAACCTCACCTTCATGGCCATGGCCCTGGCCGCCGTCATCGGCGGGACCTTCAGCCGGATGGGCTACGGGCGGCGGATCCTGATCGTCTGCGCCGCCGCGGCGGTGCTGCGCATGCTGGGCATCGGCGCCCAGGCTGCAGCGGCAGGTACCCCGTGGCTGAACATCCTTCAATATGCGGTCCCGATCGGAGGCCTGTGGTGGTCGATGGCGGTGCTGTTCCGCCAACGCGCGGGCCGCTTCGCCCGTCGTCGCCCCACATCGCCCCGGATGGAACTCGCCGGAGCTGAGGCATGA
- a CDS encoding LptF/LptG family permease has protein sequence MRLSLTRIESYVLSATLLGVGVALAVIAAVIMLADFVELSRTLGVGAELGFSQTLRLTLLHAPSVILLLLPFAFLFGVLGAFVNLNRRSELIAMRAAGVSAWRFIFPAAGAAVVIGLVAITILNPVASALAAQYERDVEALRRGAAVASGKEIWLRQGDSHTQIVIHAHRQVSQGETLVLTGVSLFVSTPSKDHKGLEFSRRIEAQQAKLTPGAWLLTGAREATPGAEALRYDSLTLPTTLEGRTALERFTSPKAVPFWGLWDAISRTELAGFPATGYRLQLDELLATPLLLAAMSVLAAAFSLRLIRLGGLAGLAGSGVALGFVLFFFNQFCRALGEAGAIPPMAAAWTPPVLALLSGFTLLCYTEDG, from the coding sequence ATGAGGCTAAGCCTGACCCGGATCGAAAGCTACGTGCTGAGCGCCACCCTACTGGGCGTCGGCGTAGCCCTGGCCGTGATCGCGGCGGTCATCATGCTGGCCGACTTTGTCGAACTGTCGCGCACCCTGGGCGTCGGGGCCGAGCTGGGCTTCAGCCAGACACTGCGCCTGACCCTGCTGCACGCGCCTTCGGTCATCCTCCTGCTGCTGCCCTTCGCCTTCCTGTTCGGCGTGCTGGGCGCGTTCGTGAACCTGAACCGGCGCAGCGAGCTGATCGCCATGCGCGCCGCCGGCGTCTCGGCCTGGCGGTTCATCTTCCCGGCCGCGGGCGCCGCCGTCGTCATCGGCCTCGTGGCGATCACCATCTTGAACCCGGTCGCCTCGGCCCTGGCGGCGCAGTACGAGCGCGACGTCGAGGCCCTGCGCCGCGGCGCGGCGGTGGCCAGCGGCAAGGAGATCTGGCTGCGCCAGGGCGATTCCCACACCCAGATCGTGATCCACGCCCACCGTCAGGTCAGCCAGGGCGAGACCCTGGTGCTGACCGGCGTCAGCCTGTTCGTCTCCACGCCATCCAAGGACCACAAGGGCCTGGAGTTCTCGCGCCGCATCGAGGCGCAGCAGGCCAAGCTGACGCCCGGCGCCTGGCTCCTGACCGGCGCCCGCGAGGCCACGCCGGGCGCCGAGGCCCTGCGCTATGACAGCCTGACCCTGCCCACCACCCTTGAGGGGCGCACTGCGCTGGAACGCTTCACCTCACCCAAGGCCGTGCCTTTCTGGGGATTGTGGGACGCGATTTCGCGGACGGAACTGGCGGGTTTCCCGGCGACAGGCTATCGGCTGCAGTTGGACGAGCTTCTGGCGACCCCGCTGCTCCTGGCGGCGATGTCGGTGTTGGCGGCGGCGTTCTCGCTCAGGCTGATTCGGCTGGGCGGCCTGGCGGGATTGGCAGGATCGGGGGTCGCGCTTGGCTTCGTGCTGTTCTTCTTCAACCAATTCTGCCGCGCGCTCGGCGAGGCGGGGGCGATTCCGCCGATGGCGGCGGCATGGACGCCGCCCGTTCTCGCCCTTTTGTCCGGGTTCACCTTGCTTTGCTATACCGAGGACGGCTAG